Proteins from one Pseudarthrobacter sp. BIM B-2242 genomic window:
- a CDS encoding SDR family oxidoreductase — MTRIAIIGGHGKVALHLSTLLATEGHSVTSIIRNPDHAADVAATGATPSVLDVENSTTAAIADALSGHDAVVWSAGAGGGNPTRTYAVDRDAAIRSMDAAAQAGVGRYVMVSYLGAGPDHGVPADNPFFAYADAKAAADEYLRGTGLAWTILGPGSLTDQPASGLIEVNPPRDGNGATSRSNTASVVAAVLDLPRTAGRTIEFRDGTLPIAAALEPLA, encoded by the coding sequence ATGACCCGCATCGCTATCATCGGCGGCCACGGCAAAGTGGCCCTTCACCTGTCCACGCTCCTCGCCACAGAGGGCCACAGCGTCACCTCGATCATCCGCAACCCGGACCATGCCGCAGACGTTGCGGCAACGGGGGCGACGCCGTCGGTCCTTGATGTTGAAAATTCGACGACGGCGGCCATCGCCGACGCACTCAGCGGCCACGATGCCGTGGTCTGGTCAGCCGGTGCCGGGGGCGGGAACCCAACGCGCACCTATGCGGTGGACCGTGATGCTGCCATCCGTTCCATGGATGCTGCGGCGCAGGCCGGCGTAGGGCGCTATGTCATGGTGTCCTACCTAGGCGCCGGCCCGGACCACGGCGTCCCGGCCGACAACCCGTTCTTTGCCTACGCGGACGCCAAAGCGGCGGCGGACGAGTACCTGCGCGGCACCGGCCTGGCCTGGACCATTCTGGGCCCGGGGAGCCTGACGGACCAGCCGGCCAGCGGCCTGATCGAGGTCAACCCGCCACGGGACGGCAACGGGGCCACCTCGCGCAGCAACACGGCCAGCGTGGTTGCGGCTGTACTGGATTTACCCCGGACGGCGGGGCGGACCATCGAGTTCCGCGACGGCACCCTGCCCATTGCGGCAGCCCTGGAACCGCTGGCCTGA
- a CDS encoding CoA ester lyase has translation MTSTIATETVRPERNIPAEIARSWLLVNAMKTELFDQSAVSRADSIILDIEDAVDPSQKDQARGNVIDWLSGGGKAWVRINDATSPFWAADLAGLRGTPGLLGVMLAKTESADQVTESFHRMDGNTPVIPLVESALGIEEANHIAKAQGAFRLAFGSGDFRRDTGMAATPEAMAYPRAKLVVASRVGNLPGPIDGPTVGTNHPILREQTGITVMMGMTGKLCLAIDQTNVINEVISPTPSDVAWATDFMADFEANGRVIRDGSDLPRLGRAEKIMKLAVAFGVQPAL, from the coding sequence ATGACCTCTACCATCGCCACCGAGACTGTTCGGCCTGAGCGCAACATCCCAGCTGAAATCGCCCGTTCCTGGCTTCTGGTCAACGCGATGAAAACCGAACTGTTTGACCAGTCGGCTGTTTCCCGCGCTGACTCGATCATTTTGGACATCGAAGACGCCGTGGACCCGTCGCAGAAGGACCAGGCGCGCGGAAACGTTATTGACTGGCTGAGCGGCGGCGGCAAGGCCTGGGTCCGGATCAACGATGCCACCAGCCCGTTCTGGGCAGCGGACCTCGCCGGGCTGCGCGGCACTCCCGGCCTGCTCGGAGTCATGCTCGCCAAGACGGAGTCAGCTGACCAGGTGACCGAGAGCTTCCACCGCATGGATGGCAATACGCCGGTCATTCCGCTGGTGGAATCCGCGCTGGGCATCGAGGAGGCCAACCACATCGCCAAGGCGCAGGGCGCTTTCCGCCTGGCCTTCGGTTCCGGCGACTTCCGCCGCGACACCGGCATGGCGGCCACCCCCGAGGCCATGGCCTACCCGCGCGCAAAACTGGTTGTTGCCAGCCGCGTGGGCAACCTTCCAGGCCCCATCGACGGACCCACGGTGGGCACCAACCACCCCATCCTGCGCGAGCAGACCGGCATCACGGTCATGATGGGCATGACCGGCAAGCTGTGCCTGGCCATCGACCAGACCAACGTCATCAACGAGGTCATCAGTCCCACGCCGTCCGACGTCGCCTGGGCCACGGACTTTATGGCCGATTTCGAAGCCAACGGCCGCGTTATCCGCGACGGTTCTGACCTGCCCCGGCTGGGCCGCGCCGAAAAGATCATGAAGCTCGCAGTAGCCTTTGGAGTGCAGCCCGCGCTGTAG
- a CDS encoding Na+/H+ antiporter, protein MDQLALIIGLLLATVVAVGLGDRLRLPYPVLMLILAAALTFIPGFPDLDIAPELILPIFLPPLLFATAQRSSWAVFRVRWRTLLMLAVALVVITTAVVAGAAWLLIPGIGIPAAIALGAMVAPPDPVAVESVAGRVHMPRRLITVLQSEGLFNDAAAIVIFQAAVAAAVGGTELGSDVVLKFVIGAAVAVLVGVAMGWLTALITRLVASMVARSAVTLVVPFAAYILAEEVHASGVIAVVVTALEMKRHSRPEDAAERITRTAFWDVVELLVTGLAFGLVGLEIRHVIQDEGNDIWGMLGVAVLVCVLVFAVRFLWMAVLALGARKRRNLLQPGSAKEVLILTWCGMRGLATLALALALPLTLADGTPFPARDYMLVIACAVLLATLVLPGLTLPWLMRVLKASNDGSEERDAARVLAKRAQAAAFAALKEHDLMKDLPPEKVALVKEKMGRLHAELLDGSLRNESVADLRSRGRGLAIAVQTIALDAARQEVVTARNEPDMDPEVADRVLRQLDLRTMIMPE, encoded by the coding sequence ATGGATCAGTTGGCACTCATCATCGGGCTACTGTTGGCCACCGTTGTGGCCGTCGGCCTGGGGGACCGCCTCCGGCTGCCGTATCCGGTGCTGATGCTCATCCTGGCTGCAGCCCTCACCTTCATCCCGGGATTCCCGGACCTGGACATCGCGCCTGAGCTGATCCTGCCCATCTTCCTTCCACCGCTGCTCTTTGCCACGGCCCAGCGCAGCTCGTGGGCCGTTTTCCGGGTCCGCTGGCGGACGCTGCTGATGCTGGCCGTCGCATTGGTTGTCATCACCACGGCAGTGGTGGCGGGCGCCGCCTGGCTGCTGATCCCCGGGATCGGCATTCCCGCGGCCATCGCCCTGGGCGCCATGGTTGCTCCTCCGGATCCGGTTGCGGTGGAGTCTGTAGCGGGCCGGGTCCACATGCCCCGGCGGCTCATCACCGTGCTGCAAAGCGAAGGCCTCTTCAACGATGCCGCCGCCATCGTCATCTTCCAGGCGGCGGTGGCTGCGGCGGTGGGCGGCACAGAGCTGGGATCCGACGTCGTCCTGAAGTTTGTCATCGGCGCTGCCGTTGCCGTGCTGGTCGGCGTCGCCATGGGCTGGCTCACCGCCCTGATCACCCGCCTGGTGGCTTCGATGGTGGCCCGCAGTGCCGTGACGCTCGTGGTGCCGTTCGCCGCCTACATCCTGGCCGAGGAGGTCCACGCCTCCGGCGTCATCGCTGTGGTTGTCACCGCCCTGGAGATGAAGCGCCATTCACGCCCGGAAGATGCGGCCGAGAGGATCACCCGGACCGCTTTCTGGGATGTGGTGGAGCTGCTTGTCACAGGCCTGGCATTCGGGCTCGTGGGACTCGAAATCCGGCACGTCATCCAGGACGAAGGCAACGATATCTGGGGCATGCTCGGCGTTGCGGTGCTGGTGTGCGTCCTCGTGTTCGCTGTGCGGTTCCTCTGGATGGCGGTCCTGGCGCTGGGCGCACGGAAGCGCAGGAACCTCCTGCAGCCCGGCTCCGCCAAGGAAGTCCTGATCCTGACGTGGTGCGGCATGCGCGGACTGGCCACCCTGGCCCTTGCGCTGGCGCTGCCCCTGACGCTGGCGGACGGAACACCCTTCCCGGCCAGGGACTACATGCTGGTAATCGCCTGCGCGGTGCTCCTGGCCACGCTGGTCCTCCCCGGCCTGACGCTCCCGTGGCTGATGCGCGTCCTCAAAGCCTCAAACGACGGTTCGGAGGAACGCGATGCCGCCAGGGTCCTGGCCAAGCGGGCACAGGCCGCCGCTTTCGCGGCCCTGAAGGAGCATGACCTGATGAAGGACCTGCCGCCCGAGAAAGTGGCACTGGTCAAGGAAAAGATGGGCCGCCTGCACGCCGAACTCCTGGACGGCAGCCTCCGGAACGAATCCGTTGCCGACCTCCGGAGCAGGGGCCGCGGGCTGGCCATCGCTGTCCAGACGATCGCCCTCGATGCTGCCCGGCAGGAAGTGGTGACGGCACGCAACGAGCCGGATATGGACCCCGAAGTAGCGGACAGGGTGTTGCGCCAGCTGGACCTGCGGACCATGATCATGCCCGAATAG
- a CDS encoding DUF3188 domain-containing protein, producing MLKEFWESAPTSYKVLAFGAMGLIAVGIILNLVGNSTNNRDLAMASLAVIGAGLVLHIAGIVVRGQTIRKNLKR from the coding sequence GTGCTTAAAGAATTCTGGGAGTCCGCGCCCACCTCATACAAAGTCCTGGCGTTCGGTGCCATGGGGCTCATCGCCGTCGGGATCATCCTGAACCTGGTGGGCAACAGCACCAACAACCGCGACCTCGCCATGGCGTCCCTGGCGGTTATTGGCGCCGGGCTTGTGCTGCACATCGCGGGGATCGTGGTGCGAGGCCAGACCATCCGGAAGAACCTCAAGCGGTAG
- a CDS encoding aldo/keto reductase family oxidoreductase yields MQELIYGCMGLGGSWSDEPHGTDHVDEAAAAVEAALAAGITLFDHADIYRSGKSEAVFGEVLAATPGLRDRIRLQTKCGIRLNERGLATHYDLSRDAILERVRGSLKRLQTDHVDVLLLHRPDPLTHLGEVAGAVGQLLAEGAVRQVGVSNMSGAQIHALQDRLDVPVVANQLEMSLLKRAWLESQVLVNHPDSLDYAFPHGTVEYCTSNGVTLQAYGSLARGLYTGAAPEDPTSAETATAALVRDLAGKYGSTGESVLLGWLMKHPAGIAPVIGTVNPARIAACADAGRVSEAMTRADWYGLWIAARGTNLP; encoded by the coding sequence ATGCAGGAACTCATCTATGGCTGCATGGGCCTGGGCGGCAGCTGGTCCGACGAGCCACACGGCACCGACCATGTGGACGAGGCCGCTGCCGCCGTTGAGGCTGCGCTGGCCGCGGGCATCACGCTGTTCGACCACGCGGACATCTACCGCAGCGGAAAGTCCGAGGCCGTGTTCGGCGAAGTGCTGGCAGCAACGCCCGGGCTGCGGGACCGCATCCGGCTGCAGACCAAGTGCGGGATCCGGCTCAACGAACGCGGGCTGGCCACGCATTATGACCTCAGCAGGGACGCCATCCTCGAACGGGTCAGGGGCAGCCTGAAGCGGCTGCAGACTGACCATGTGGACGTGCTCCTGCTGCACCGCCCCGACCCCCTGACACATCTGGGCGAGGTGGCGGGCGCCGTCGGGCAGTTGCTGGCAGAAGGGGCAGTGCGGCAGGTGGGCGTGTCCAACATGTCCGGCGCGCAGATCCATGCGCTGCAGGACCGGCTGGACGTGCCCGTCGTGGCCAACCAGCTGGAGATGAGTCTGCTGAAGCGGGCGTGGCTGGAGAGCCAGGTTCTGGTGAACCATCCCGACTCGCTGGACTACGCCTTCCCGCACGGCACGGTGGAGTATTGCACCAGCAACGGAGTGACGCTCCAGGCCTACGGATCGCTGGCGCGGGGGCTGTACACCGGCGCGGCGCCGGAAGACCCGACGTCGGCCGAGACCGCCACGGCTGCCCTCGTCCGGGACCTGGCAGGCAAGTACGGCAGCACGGGGGAGTCTGTCCTCCTCGGCTGGCTCATGAAGCATCCGGCCGGGATCGCGCCGGTGATCGGCACCGTGAACCCGGCGCGGATTGCGGCGTGCGCGGACGCAGGCCGGGTGTCAGAGGCCATGACCCGGGCCGACTGGTACGGACTGTGGATCGCAGCCCGGGGAACCAACCTCCCCTAA
- a CDS encoding SulP family inorganic anion transporter: MSTGLRSGSLALSRFLPSRADYAGLRLSWRTDVFAGITVGIVALPLALAFGVSSGVGAEAGLITAIVAGLVAAVMGGSHVQVSGPTGAMVVVLAPVVAVHGTGSVALVSLMAGLMVCALGISGLGKAVAFIPWPVVEGFTLGIAAIIFLQQVPLATGTAGTPGHNTLLAAIEAASVAVAPTVVLTLALVAGVAVVMILVQKYFRALPASLLAVLLATAAAELLRLDVPRIGELPHSLPSPSVPAMDLASVSALAMPAVAIAALAAIESLLSARVAGGMAGPDGTPSGPYSPDRELTGQGLASIAAGLFGGMPATGAIARTAVNVRSGAKTRLSAVVHAVVLLAIVYLAAGLVGRIPLAALGGVLMVTAARMVSRRTVTAILRSTRSDAAVFILTAIITVAFDLIVAIQIGLAAAALFTLRKFASLSSVQREEIAGPAADGDEHIAVFRLDGAMFFGAAERILQGISQVRDVQVAIIRLSQVRMLDATGAHALVEVISALELRGITVLLKGVRPDHLALVTNVGVIRSLRHHKHLFEDLPAAVEHARSHVRRNAAAATA, from the coding sequence GTGAGCACCGGGCTGCGTTCGGGTTCGCTGGCACTTTCCCGCTTCCTGCCGTCCCGGGCGGACTACGCAGGGCTCCGGCTCTCCTGGCGGACTGACGTTTTCGCCGGGATCACGGTGGGCATCGTGGCTTTGCCGCTGGCGCTGGCGTTCGGGGTCAGCTCCGGGGTGGGCGCGGAGGCGGGGCTCATCACGGCGATCGTGGCCGGACTGGTTGCCGCCGTCATGGGCGGCTCCCACGTCCAGGTCTCGGGACCAACAGGGGCCATGGTGGTGGTCCTCGCGCCGGTGGTGGCGGTGCACGGGACCGGCAGCGTAGCCCTGGTGTCACTGATGGCCGGATTGATGGTCTGCGCGCTCGGCATCAGCGGCCTGGGGAAGGCCGTGGCCTTTATTCCGTGGCCGGTGGTGGAAGGTTTCACGCTGGGGATCGCCGCCATCATCTTCCTCCAGCAGGTTCCGCTGGCCACCGGTACGGCCGGCACACCGGGCCACAACACACTGCTCGCAGCCATTGAGGCGGCATCGGTGGCAGTGGCACCCACCGTCGTGCTGACCCTCGCGCTCGTGGCGGGTGTCGCCGTCGTAATGATCCTGGTCCAAAAGTATTTCCGGGCACTGCCGGCCAGCCTCCTCGCGGTGCTCCTGGCGACGGCGGCTGCCGAACTTCTGCGGCTGGACGTGCCCCGGATCGGCGAACTGCCGCACTCCCTGCCATCGCCCTCCGTACCTGCCATGGATCTGGCTTCCGTGAGCGCCTTGGCGATGCCCGCCGTCGCCATCGCAGCCCTCGCGGCCATCGAATCGCTGCTTTCTGCACGCGTGGCAGGAGGAATGGCCGGGCCGGACGGAACTCCGAGCGGCCCCTACAGCCCGGACCGGGAGCTCACGGGCCAGGGCCTGGCCTCCATCGCCGCCGGCCTGTTCGGCGGGATGCCCGCCACCGGCGCCATCGCCAGGACGGCCGTGAATGTGCGGTCGGGCGCGAAGACCCGGCTGTCCGCCGTGGTGCATGCCGTGGTGTTGCTTGCCATTGTCTACCTGGCAGCCGGACTGGTGGGACGGATTCCGCTCGCGGCCCTCGGCGGTGTGCTGATGGTCACCGCGGCGCGGATGGTTTCCCGGCGCACCGTGACCGCGATCCTCCGTTCAACCCGTTCGGATGCGGCGGTCTTTATCCTCACAGCCATCATCACTGTGGCGTTCGACCTGATTGTGGCCATCCAGATCGGGCTGGCCGCTGCCGCCCTCTTCACGCTGCGGAAATTCGCGTCGCTGAGCAGTGTGCAGCGTGAGGAGATTGCCGGACCGGCCGCTGACGGCGATGAGCACATTGCAGTCTTCCGGCTCGATGGTGCCATGTTCTTTGGTGCCGCCGAACGCATTCTCCAGGGGATCAGCCAGGTCAGGGACGTTCAGGTGGCCATCATCAGGCTCTCCCAGGTGCGGATGCTTGACGCCACCGGCGCGCACGCCCTGGTGGAGGTGATCTCCGCGCTGGAGCTGCGCGGCATCACGGTGCTTTTGAAGGGAGTTCGGCCGGATCACCTTGCCCTGGTGACCAACGTCGGCGTGATCCGCTCGCTGCGCCACCACAAGCATTTGTTCGAGGACCTGCCGGCAGCCGTGGAACACGCCCGCAGCCACGTTCGCCGGAACGCAGCCGCCGCTACCGCTTGA
- a CDS encoding DUF2797 domain-containing protein — protein MTDTRYLVHGVFWDGAPATEAGHDGGSPVLRLQSPAGDFREVSLRRGIRLGFDVTSPGRSCLGHHKVHSATSRTHVLCSAGAPAAKGKQCERCFVADHSRLIHDFHRGGYVPDGLRTYLMQEHWLYVATFAGGASKVGTASDLRKWNRLAEQGAVVASYVARAQDGRVVRILEDMVTREAGLVQQVRSAAKAGALTGPRPAAELGDINARHAARVRSLLDRTAVDGFEVADERWVPPAQAAALCRPALRHAYPHALDGGHHGFTIAGLSGANALALLDGTDSEFVVNLGRLAARTLVLGEFSSAVPAVQESLF, from the coding sequence GTGACCGATACCCGTTATCTGGTCCACGGGGTCTTTTGGGACGGTGCCCCGGCCACGGAGGCAGGGCACGACGGCGGCAGCCCCGTTCTGCGCCTGCAGTCACCGGCCGGTGACTTCCGTGAGGTAAGCCTCCGGCGGGGGATCCGGCTGGGTTTCGACGTCACCTCCCCAGGCAGGTCCTGCCTGGGGCACCACAAGGTCCACTCGGCCACCAGCCGGACCCATGTCCTGTGCTCCGCCGGCGCGCCGGCAGCCAAGGGCAAACAGTGTGAACGATGCTTCGTGGCGGACCATTCCAGGCTCATCCACGACTTCCACCGCGGCGGCTACGTGCCGGACGGGCTGCGGACCTACCTGATGCAGGAGCACTGGCTGTATGTGGCGACGTTCGCCGGCGGAGCCAGCAAAGTGGGCACCGCATCGGACCTCAGGAAGTGGAACCGGCTTGCCGAACAGGGGGCTGTGGTGGCCAGCTACGTGGCACGGGCCCAGGACGGGCGCGTAGTGCGGATCCTTGAGGACATGGTCACCCGGGAGGCCGGACTCGTCCAGCAGGTCCGCTCCGCCGCAAAGGCAGGGGCACTGACCGGGCCGCGCCCCGCAGCCGAACTTGGGGACATCAATGCCCGGCACGCGGCCCGTGTCCGCAGCCTGCTTGACCGGACCGCCGTCGACGGTTTTGAGGTAGCTGATGAACGCTGGGTGCCGCCCGCGCAGGCTGCCGCACTCTGCAGGCCGGCGCTGCGCCACGCCTATCCGCATGCACTCGACGGCGGCCACCATGGTTTCACCATTGCGGGGCTCAGCGGAGCCAACGCCCTCGCCCTCCTGGATGGCACGGACTCGGAGTTCGTGGTGAACCTCGGCCGGCTCGCAGCACGCACACTCGTGCTGGGGGAGTTTTCCTCGGCTGTACCCGCTGTCCAGGAATCCCTGTTCTGA
- a CDS encoding glycoside hydrolase family 13 protein: MPTTATLATLSDSALTADPNWWRQAAVYQIYPRSFADSNGDGLGDIKGITAKVPYLKTLGIDAVWLSPFYPSALADGGYDVDDYRNVDPKLGTLADFDEMAKALHSAGIKLIADIVPNHSSNRHEWFQEALASPKGSAARDRYIFRDGLGENGDQPPSDWDSVFGGPAWERITEPDGTPGQWYLHIFAKEQPDLNWANREIRDDFLKTLRFWSDRGVDGFRVDVAHALTKDLTEPLLSKMELSEANSGTDGFDDGSHPFWDRDEVHDIYVEWREVFNEYNPPRTAVAEAWVHATRRARYASPEGLGQAFNFDLLQADFDAEEFREIITRNLAEAKETGASSTWVFSNHDVVRHATRYGLPKAAKGPADKKPAKGQDGKAWLLAGGPQDELDVELGERRARAATLLMLAVPGSAYLYQGEELGLQEVADIPDGDRQDPTFFRSKGVEVGRDGCRVPLPWKVEGTSFGFGADGAHLPQPDWFSKYAVEAQDGTENSTLELYRKALKFRRELQAEEELDWIETGNPEVLHFSRPGGWQSVTNFGDTAVGLPAGEVLISSVKLEDGKLPANSTAWLR; encoded by the coding sequence TTGCCCACCACTGCCACGCTGGCAACCCTGTCCGATTCAGCCCTCACCGCCGACCCCAACTGGTGGCGGCAGGCTGCTGTCTACCAGATCTACCCGCGCAGCTTCGCCGACTCAAACGGTGATGGCCTCGGTGACATCAAGGGCATCACCGCCAAGGTCCCGTACCTGAAAACGCTGGGGATCGACGCCGTGTGGCTGAGCCCGTTCTACCCGTCGGCTCTCGCTGATGGCGGCTATGACGTGGACGACTACCGCAACGTGGATCCCAAGCTCGGCACCCTGGCGGACTTTGACGAGATGGCCAAGGCACTGCACAGCGCCGGCATCAAGCTGATCGCCGATATCGTCCCCAACCACTCGTCCAACCGGCACGAATGGTTCCAGGAGGCGCTTGCCTCGCCGAAGGGTTCCGCCGCCCGTGACCGCTATATCTTCCGGGACGGGCTGGGCGAAAACGGCGACCAGCCGCCGTCGGACTGGGACTCCGTCTTCGGCGGGCCGGCTTGGGAGCGCATCACCGAACCTGATGGGACCCCCGGCCAGTGGTACCTGCACATCTTCGCGAAGGAGCAGCCTGACCTGAACTGGGCCAACCGCGAAATCCGCGACGACTTCCTGAAGACCCTGCGTTTCTGGTCCGACCGCGGCGTGGACGGCTTCCGTGTAGACGTGGCCCACGCCCTGACCAAGGACCTCACCGAACCGCTGCTCTCGAAGATGGAACTGTCTGAGGCGAACAGCGGCACCGACGGTTTCGACGACGGCTCGCACCCTTTCTGGGACCGCGACGAGGTCCACGACATCTACGTTGAGTGGCGCGAGGTCTTCAACGAGTACAACCCGCCGCGCACCGCCGTCGCCGAGGCCTGGGTGCACGCCACCCGCCGCGCCCGCTACGCCAGCCCTGAAGGCCTGGGCCAGGCCTTCAACTTCGACCTCCTCCAGGCAGACTTCGACGCCGAGGAATTCCGCGAGATCATCACCCGCAACCTGGCCGAGGCCAAGGAGACCGGGGCATCGTCCACCTGGGTCTTCTCCAACCACGACGTGGTCCGCCATGCCACCCGCTACGGCCTGCCCAAGGCAGCGAAAGGACCTGCCGACAAGAAGCCCGCCAAGGGCCAGGACGGCAAGGCGTGGCTGCTGGCAGGCGGTCCCCAGGACGAGCTGGACGTGGAACTGGGCGAGCGGCGTGCCCGGGCCGCCACACTGCTGATGCTGGCCGTACCGGGTTCCGCGTATCTCTACCAGGGCGAGGAGCTTGGCCTGCAGGAAGTGGCGGACATCCCGGATGGAGACCGCCAGGACCCGACGTTCTTCCGCAGCAAGGGTGTTGAGGTGGGCCGGGACGGCTGCCGGGTGCCGCTGCCGTGGAAGGTCGAGGGGACGTCCTTCGGGTTCGGCGCCGACGGTGCCCACCTTCCGCAGCCGGACTGGTTCAGCAAGTACGCGGTGGAGGCTCAGGACGGCACCGAAAACTCCACCCTAGAGCTGTACCGCAAGGCCCTGAAATTCCGCCGGGAGCTCCAGGCGGAGGAGGAACTGGACTGGATCGAGACCGGCAACCCGGAGGTCCTGCACTTCAGCCGTCCCGGCGGCTGGCAGTCAGTGACCAACTTCGGGGACACCGCCGTCGGGCTTCCCGCCGGCGAGGTCCTCATCAGCAGCGTCAAGCTGGAAGACGGCAAGCTGCCCGCCAACAGCACAGCGTGGCTGCGCTGA
- a CDS encoding ROK family protein has protein sequence MAEITSATPQLLRRVSAGAVLDFLRVSQAVTVTEVMDATGLTRATAISVCEELMDRGWIRELENQRAFGGYQKGRPARRFELNERAGYVLGMDVGILKATVVVSDLRGNALGRASQPFTDAEISAEERIAGIDKAAMMALHSVGASPDDVLAACAGIAAPVDRNGEVLTTQHFWGLFDVGLKSALHQRRGWTVLLENDANLAALGDRWRGAAAGVDDVVVILASERLGSGVIDGGRLLHGRGGGAGELAFLELLEGVGDTYGIAAMARTWAADALAGNAKTSLREFAAEGAEAEQVFAAAAAGDAVALKILARLADRMARVIGAIATMTNPELVVLGGAVANSAGVLLKPITERLPLYTATPPRVAVSPLGASVVTVGAVRCALDYVEKNSLDLELARSA, from the coding sequence ATGGCGGAAATTACCTCAGCAACACCCCAGCTGCTGCGGCGCGTCAGCGCCGGAGCAGTGCTGGATTTCCTCCGCGTCTCACAGGCAGTGACTGTCACGGAAGTTATGGACGCCACGGGGCTGACCCGGGCCACCGCCATCTCCGTCTGCGAGGAGCTCATGGACCGGGGCTGGATCCGCGAACTGGAAAACCAACGCGCATTCGGCGGCTACCAGAAGGGCAGGCCGGCACGCCGGTTTGAACTCAACGAACGGGCCGGATACGTCCTGGGCATGGATGTGGGCATCCTCAAGGCCACCGTGGTGGTGTCCGACCTGCGCGGCAACGCGCTGGGACGGGCCAGCCAGCCCTTCACGGATGCCGAAATTTCAGCCGAGGAGCGCATTGCCGGCATTGACAAGGCCGCCATGATGGCGCTCCATAGCGTGGGAGCCTCCCCCGACGACGTCCTGGCCGCCTGCGCCGGAATCGCGGCCCCCGTGGACCGCAACGGCGAGGTGCTGACCACCCAGCACTTCTGGGGACTGTTCGACGTCGGGCTGAAGTCCGCGTTGCACCAGCGCCGGGGCTGGACCGTCCTGCTGGAAAACGACGCCAACCTGGCAGCCCTCGGAGACCGCTGGCGCGGGGCAGCCGCCGGCGTGGACGACGTTGTGGTGATCCTGGCCAGCGAACGCCTGGGTTCAGGGGTGATCGACGGCGGGCGGCTGCTGCACGGCCGCGGCGGCGGCGCCGGGGAACTCGCGTTCCTCGAACTGCTGGAGGGCGTGGGAGACACCTACGGCATCGCAGCAATGGCCAGGACGTGGGCTGCCGACGCCCTGGCCGGCAACGCCAAAACATCGCTCCGGGAGTTCGCCGCCGAAGGCGCCGAGGCCGAACAGGTCTTCGCGGCCGCAGCCGCCGGGGACGCTGTGGCGCTGAAAATACTGGCCCGCCTGGCCGACAGGATGGCGAGGGTCATCGGGGCTATCGCCACCATGACCAACCCTGAACTTGTGGTGCTCGGCGGCGCCGTGGCCAATTCCGCGGGCGTGCTCCTGAAGCCGATCACCGAACGCCTGCCCCTTTACACAGCCACTCCCCCGCGGGTGGCCGTGTCCCCCTTGGGCGCTTCCGTGGTGACAGTCGGCGCCGTCCGCTGCGCCCTCGACTACGTGGAGAAGAACAGCCTGGACCTGGAACTCGCCCGGAGCGCCTGA